A region of the Candidatus Palauibacter polyketidifaciens genome:
TTTTCTTTCGGGCGAAGGATCCGGCAGGACTCACGAAATGGTATGAGGATCACCTCGGCATCAATCCCGCTCCGACGAACATGGAGATGGAGCCGTGGGTGACGGAGTCCGGGGTCACGGTGTTCGCACCCTTCGCCGCCGACACGGACTATTTCGCGGCCGAGAAGACGTTCATGCTGAACTTCCGCGTGGCCGACCTCGACGCGATGATCGCGCAACTGAAGGCCGCGGACATCGAGGTCAGCCACGAGAGCGAGATGGAGGGCGTCGGCCGCTTCGCCCGCATCCACGACCCCGAAGGAAACGCGATCGAGCTCTGGGAACCCGCGTCGTGAGAGGGCGCGCCCGCGGCATCTTCGCTGGCGAGCGTCATCCTCGCTAAGGGTCGCGCGCGAGGGACCTGAGCAGCCCGGCGATCATGAACAGCAGCACGACGCTCACGGGCAGGGCGGCGGCGATGGCGGCGGTCTGCAGGGCCTGGAGGCCATCGGCAAGCAGCAGCACGGCCGCCACCGCGCCCACGCCGAGCCCCCAGACGATGCGAAACCGCCGCGGGGGGTGAGGGTCGCCCATGCTCAGGAGCGTCGTGATCACCAGGGTGCCGGAGTCCGAAGACGTGATGAACCAGGTCGCGAGCAGGAGCGTGGCCATGGCGGACATGGCCCAGGCGAGCCAGTCGGCGTCGCTCATCCGGTCGATCGTCGCGTAGAGCGCGCCTTCGTAGTTTCCGCCCCGCACCAGTTCGATGATCCCCGCCGTCCCGACGCCGCCCGGAGCGTTGAGTTCAAGGTGGATGGCGTTGCCGCCGAAGATTCCGAACCACACGAGCGCCAGGCCGGTCGGGACGACGAGCACGCCGAGGACGAACTCGCGCAGCGTGCGCCCGCGCGAGATGCGGGCGATGAACGTGCCGACGAAGGGCGCCCACGAGATCCACCATCCCCAGTAGAAGATCGTCCAGGCGTTCTGCCAGGCGCTCGGCCCCGGACCATCGGCGATCCAGAATCCCATCGGCACCGCGCGCCACAGGTACTCGCCGGCGGAAGTGGCGATGAACCGGACGAGCCACGCGAAGGGGCCCAGCAGCAGGAAGCACCCCAGCAGGATCACGCTCACGCCGATGTTCCACTCGGACAGGATGCGGATCCCGCGCTTCACGCCGGACACCGCCGACAGCGTGGCCGCCAGCGAGATGGCGGCGATGAGTGCAACCTGCGTGACGAGACCCGGATCCACGCCGACCAGCACGTCGAGTCCCGCGGCCATCTGGCTCGCCCCGAGGCCCAGGGAGGTCGCAATGCCGAAGACGCCGCCGAACACCGCGAGCAGGTCCACCAGGTCGCCGATCGGGCCGTAGATCCGGTCGCCGATGAGCGGGTACAGAGCAGAGCGCAGCGTCAGCGGCAGCTTCTTGCGAAACCCGAAGTAGGCGAGG
Encoded here:
- a CDS encoding BCCT family transporter, with the protein product MSGRRRRATAQGGLWKGLNPSMALAAKGVVLVFVLATVWDVDAAGAAFGRLRAWIEGTLDWFYVLTVCATLFTCLLLACSRFGRIRLGDEDAAPEFSRFSWLAMLFSAAVGIGLLFFSIAEPIFYFDNSGAAGYPNNPIADLAGAATLDERRAVHAMRVTYLHWGVHGWSAYVLVGLCLAYFGFRKKLPLTLRSALYPLIGDRIYGPIGDLVDLLAVFGGVFGIATSLGLGASQMAAGLDVLVGVDPGLVTQVALIAAISLAATLSAVSGVKRGIRILSEWNIGVSVILLGCFLLLGPFAWLVRFIATSAGEYLWRAVPMGFWIADGPGPSAWQNAWTIFYWGWWISWAPFVGTFIARISRGRTLREFVLGVLVVPTGLALVWFGIFGGNAIHLELNAPGGVGTAGIIELVRGGNYEGALYATIDRMSDADWLAWAMSAMATLLLATWFITSSDSGTLVITTLLSMGDPHPPRRFRIVWGLGVGAVAAVLLLADGLQALQTAAIAAALPVSVVLLFMIAGLLRSLARDP
- a CDS encoding VOC family protein — encoded protein: MQTVQGFGGFFFRAKDPAGLTKWYEDHLGINPAPTNMEMEPWVTESGVTVFAPFAADTDYFAAEKTFMLNFRVADLDAMIAQLKAADIEVSHESEMEGVGRFARIHDPEGNAIELWEPAS